One window of the Capnocytophaga haemolytica genome contains the following:
- a CDS encoding RNA-binding S4 domain-containing protein yields MRIDKFLWCIRLYKTRNIATEACKKGHVKVGGEIVKPSREVYAGDNLIVRKNQINYQLKVLDVPPSRIGAKLVSLYVEDHTPSEAFEQAELQKLSQDYYRQKGEGRPTKKDRRAIDNLLKGFQDEEV; encoded by the coding sequence ATGCGAATAGATAAATTCTTGTGGTGTATCCGCCTTTATAAAACCCGCAATATCGCCACTGAGGCTTGTAAAAAAGGACACGTGAAGGTCGGGGGCGAAATTGTAAAACCCTCCCGCGAAGTCTACGCAGGTGATAACCTTATTGTGCGTAAGAACCAGATTAACTACCAGCTGAAGGTCCTCGATGTGCCTCCGTCGCGCATTGGTGCTAAGCTCGTGAGCCTTTATGTGGAGGATCACACGCCTTCTGAGGCTTTTGAGCAAGCCGAATTGCAAAAACTTTCACAAGATTACTACCGCCAGAAGGGTGAAGGGCGTCCAACTAAGAAGGATCGACGTGCAATTGACAATCTTTTGAAGGGTTTTCAGGACGAGGAGGTCTAA
- a CDS encoding alpha-ketoacid dehydrogenase subunit alpha/beta: protein MNKKEILEDYATAVLSRECSLMGRKEVLTGKASFGIFGDGKEVPQVAMARAFKDGDFRSGYYRDQTFMMAIGAYTVEHFFAGIYAHTDINAEPTSAGRQMGGHFATHSLDEKGNWVDLLKQKNSSSDISCTAGQMPRLLGLAQASKVYREMPGLESKGFSNKGNEVAWGTIGNASASEGHFFETINAAGVLQVPMIMSVWDDAYGISVPAKYQTTKESISEILSGFQRTKNKKGYEIFVAKGWDYAALYEIYQKAAKIARTEHVPVLVHVQELTQPQGHSTSGSHERYKSKERLEWEREFDCNKKMREWILANKYATEAELTEIENKAKKRVMEGKKKAWEAYLTPLKKEQKELVNLFNELLPAIKNEQNKELVGQIAKSVKELTTLQRRSFLGAARKALRHLLSEENAVTAPLREWVEAYIAENKPKYDRFVYTEGKKNCLDAKEVAPIYNSSSELVDARIILRDNFDALLKKYPKMLIFGEDTGYIGDVNQGLEGLQAKYGEIKVGDTGIREATIIGQAMGMAMRGLRPIAEIQYLDYFLYGLQMMSDDVATLHYRTFGRQIAPMIVRTRGHRLQGIWHAGSPMGVLLNAMRGVYILTPRNMVQAAGFYNTLMEGEQPAVVVECLNGYRLKEKMPANLGEFKTPIGVVETLREGKDITLVSYGSTLRIVQEVAEELAEVGIDCEVIDVQSLAPFDLRHDIVKSVQKTNRLLVIDEDMPGATSAYILQKIVEEQGAYKYLDSAPQTLSAEEHRPAYAPDGDYFSKPNADSIFEKVYGIMHEANPERFPKLR from the coding sequence ATGAATAAAAAGGAGATTTTAGAGGACTATGCTACGGCAGTCCTCAGTAGGGAATGTAGCTTGATGGGACGTAAGGAAGTACTCACTGGAAAGGCGAGCTTCGGCATCTTCGGCGATGGAAAAGAGGTGCCCCAAGTAGCGATGGCACGTGCTTTTAAGGACGGGGACTTCCGCAGCGGTTATTACCGCGATCAAACTTTTATGATGGCGATAGGTGCTTATACAGTTGAGCACTTTTTCGCTGGAATATACGCACATACAGATATCAATGCCGAGCCGACGAGCGCAGGGCGACAGATGGGGGGACATTTTGCCACCCACAGCCTTGATGAGAAGGGAAACTGGGTTGATTTATTGAAACAGAAGAACAGTAGTAGTGATATTTCGTGCACAGCAGGGCAAATGCCACGTCTATTGGGCTTAGCACAGGCCTCAAAAGTGTACCGCGAGATGCCAGGACTGGAAAGTAAGGGCTTTTCTAATAAGGGTAACGAGGTAGCTTGGGGAACTATCGGCAATGCCAGCGCAAGTGAGGGGCATTTCTTCGAAACTATCAACGCAGCTGGCGTGCTGCAAGTGCCGATGATAATGTCCGTATGGGATGATGCCTATGGCATCTCGGTGCCTGCCAAATATCAGACCACAAAAGAGAGCATTTCGGAGATATTATCAGGATTTCAGCGTACCAAAAACAAGAAAGGGTATGAAATCTTCGTAGCTAAGGGTTGGGATTACGCCGCTTTGTACGAAATCTACCAAAAAGCTGCTAAAATTGCTCGTACGGAGCACGTGCCTGTACTGGTACACGTGCAAGAACTCACCCAGCCGCAAGGGCACTCCACATCTGGCTCGCACGAACGCTATAAGAGCAAAGAAAGGTTGGAATGGGAACGCGAATTTGACTGTAATAAGAAGATGCGCGAGTGGATCCTCGCCAACAAATACGCCACTGAGGCTGAACTTACCGAAATTGAGAACAAAGCCAAGAAGCGCGTGATGGAAGGCAAGAAAAAAGCGTGGGAGGCTTACCTCACTCCGCTGAAAAAGGAGCAAAAAGAGTTGGTAAACCTCTTCAATGAGCTGCTGCCTGCGATAAAAAATGAGCAAAACAAGGAGCTCGTAGGCCAAATTGCAAAATCAGTAAAGGAACTTACCACACTGCAACGCCGCAGCTTCTTGGGTGCTGCCCGAAAAGCGCTCCGCCATCTGCTTTCAGAGGAAAATGCAGTAACAGCACCGCTACGAGAGTGGGTAGAGGCTTATATTGCAGAAAATAAACCAAAATACGATCGCTTTGTCTATACTGAGGGCAAGAAAAACTGTCTTGACGCCAAGGAAGTCGCTCCTATATATAATTCTTCTTCAGAATTAGTGGATGCGAGGATAATTCTAAGAGATAATTTCGATGCTTTATTGAAGAAGTACCCAAAAATGCTCATTTTTGGCGAAGATACGGGTTATATTGGCGATGTTAATCAAGGTTTAGAGGGTCTTCAAGCGAAATACGGGGAAATAAAGGTAGGCGATACGGGGATCCGCGAGGCAACCATCATAGGTCAGGCGATGGGTATGGCAATGCGCGGGCTCAGGCCGATAGCTGAGATCCAATATTTGGATTATTTCCTCTACGGCTTGCAAATGATGAGCGACGATGTGGCTACGCTGCATTACAGAACCTTTGGTAGGCAGATAGCTCCAATGATTGTCCGCACGCGCGGGCATAGGCTGCAAGGTATTTGGCACGCTGGCTCGCCAATGGGGGTATTGCTCAACGCAATGCGTGGGGTTTACATCCTCACACCGCGAAATATGGTGCAAGCTGCTGGTTTTTACAACACATTGATGGAAGGTGAGCAGCCAGCTGTGGTGGTAGAATGCCTCAACGGCTATCGTTTGAAGGAAAAAATGCCTGCCAACCTCGGGGAATTCAAAACTCCGATCGGAGTTGTTGAGACGCTCCGCGAGGGGAAGGATATTACGCTGGTATCTTACGGTTCTACCCTTAGGATCGTGCAAGAAGTAGCCGAAGAATTGGCAGAAGTGGGTATCGATTGCGAAGTTATCGATGTACAATCACTTGCTCCGTTCGACCTTCGCCACGATATTGTAAAGAGCGTACAAAAAACCAATCGCCTGCTGGTGATTGATGAGGATATGCCAGGAGCCACTTCGGCGTATATCCTGCAAAAGATAGTGGAAGAGCAAGGAGCGTACAAATATCTCGACAGCGCGCCTCAAACTTTATCTGCTGAGGAGCACCGCCCTGCGTATGCGCCCGACGGTGACTACTTCTCGAAGCCAAATGCGGATTCTATCTTTGAAAAAGTGTACGGCATAATGCACGAAGCCAATCCTGAGAGGTTTCCGAAGCTCCGATAG